The following are encoded in a window of Thermoanaerobaculia bacterium genomic DNA:
- a CDS encoding cohesin domain-containing protein, with amino-acid sequence MKWYALFCITFLLSTSTFGASLSLRHDETAEDKPGTILLFIVGAPDLRAFQFVATYDPAELTFHEFRLGAMAKDALFAVNDRKPGEIRVAAAAGRPLEGDGKLAYLIFEGKGTVKISAILINGEAHPDLDISLSEGRK; translated from the coding sequence ATGAAATGGTATGCACTTTTCTGTATCACCTTTCTGTTGTCCACATCAACCTTCGGGGCTTCTCTGAGCCTCAGGCATGATGAAACCGCAGAAGACAAACCGGGAACCATTCTTCTCTTTATCGTCGGGGCTCCGGATCTGAGAGCCTTTCAATTTGTGGCCACCTACGATCCTGCTGAGCTGACCTTTCATGAATTCAGGCTTGGAGCCATGGCAAAGGATGCCCTCTTTGCCGTGAATGACCGAAAGCCGGGAGAAATTCGTGTGGCTGCCGCAGCGGGAAGACCGCTTGAAGGGGACGGAAAGTTGGCCTATCTCATCTTCGAGGGAAAGGGAACGGTTAAGATCTCAGCCATTCTGATCAACGGTGAAGCCCATCCTGACCTTGACATTTCCCTGTCGGAAGGAAGAAAATAG
- a CDS encoding recombinase family protein, with product MLDNSNVAPGKNKTLRCAIYTRKSHEEGLEQEFNSLDAQRESAEHYIESQRMRGWTALPDRYDDGGFSGGNMERPGLRRLLADIDAGKIDVIVVYKVDRLSRSLLDFMKMIDLFNEKGVSFVSVTQHFSTTDPTGRMFLGILITFAQYEREVIAERIRDKVAAAKRRGKYCGGVPILGYDVDRENKKLLVNPDEAKTVQYIFRRFIQIGSAKKLGQELNEQGYRTKAWTTKKGKVREGSEWNTAHIYRLLNNRIYIGEIAHKDRSYPGEHEGIIDRATWDKVQAILEDNKPVKVSMARTKMVAPLKGVIRCGHCGCAMGPTYARKNGRHYTYYICQKDSKRTVSRCPLKRIPAGDIEQAVIEQLSAVFRTPTLVAKTYFAARDIEQAERERLFKQKAQLEMELSQAREQALELMKPGNDQSGKAEMLTTVNRQAVELSKQLTHVSERCRAYGGNSITEQDVSEAFQNVEGFWEDLFPVERNRLIRLLVDKVEIRETGIDMELRTNGLTTLIAELAGLACEVTERRASR from the coding sequence ATGCTTGATAACAGCAATGTCGCGCCGGGCAAGAACAAGACCCTGCGCTGCGCCATCTACACCCGCAAGAGCCACGAGGAAGGACTCGAACAGGAGTTCAACTCGTTGGATGCCCAACGGGAGTCGGCGGAACACTATATCGAGAGCCAGCGGATGCGGGGCTGGACGGCCCTGCCGGATCGCTACGACGATGGTGGTTTCTCGGGTGGGAACATGGAGCGCCCGGGGCTGCGCCGCCTGCTGGCGGACATCGACGCCGGGAAGATTGATGTGATCGTGGTCTACAAGGTCGACCGACTGTCCCGCTCGCTGCTGGACTTCATGAAGATGATCGACCTCTTCAACGAAAAGGGCGTCAGCTTCGTCTCGGTCACCCAGCACTTCAGCACCACCGATCCCACCGGCCGGATGTTTCTCGGCATCCTGATCACCTTCGCCCAGTACGAGCGGGAGGTCATCGCCGAGCGTATCCGAGATAAGGTGGCGGCTGCCAAGCGCCGGGGGAAATACTGCGGCGGCGTGCCCATCCTCGGATACGACGTCGACCGGGAGAACAAGAAGCTGCTGGTCAACCCTGATGAAGCCAAGACGGTGCAGTACATCTTCCGCCGCTTTATCCAGATCGGCTCGGCCAAGAAACTGGGCCAGGAGCTGAACGAACAGGGTTACCGCACCAAGGCCTGGACCACCAAGAAAGGCAAAGTCCGTGAGGGCTCCGAATGGAACACCGCCCATATCTACCGGCTGCTCAACAACCGGATCTATATCGGCGAGATCGCCCACAAGGACCGCAGTTACCCCGGCGAGCACGAGGGGATCATCGACCGGGCGACCTGGGACAAGGTGCAAGCCATCCTGGAGGACAACAAACCGGTCAAGGTATCCATGGCCAGAACCAAAATGGTCGCCCCGCTGAAGGGCGTCATCCGCTGCGGCCACTGCGGATGTGCGATGGGTCCGACCTACGCTCGCAAGAACGGCCGCCACTACACCTATTACATCTGCCAGAAGGACAGCAAGCGGACCGTGAGCCGGTGCCCGCTCAAACGGATTCCCGCCGGGGACATCGAGCAGGCCGTGATTGAGCAGTTGAGCGCGGTGTTTCGCACGCCGACGCTGGTGGCCAAGACTTACTTCGCGGCCCGGGACATCGAGCAGGCAGAGCGGGAGCGGTTGTTCAAGCAGAAAGCCCAACTCGAGATGGAGCTGTCGCAGGCGCGGGAGCAGGCACTTGAATTGATGAAACCCGGCAACGATCAGTCGGGCAAGGCCGAGATGCTGACGACCGTCAACCGCCAGGCGGTCGAGCTTTCGAAACAACTTACGCATGTGAGCGAGCGATGCAGAGCCTACGGGGGGAACAGCATTACGGAGCAAGATGTCTCGGAGGCCTTCCAGAATGTCGAGGGCTTCTGGGAAGACCTTTTCCCGGTGGAGCGGAATCGGCTCATCCGCCTCCTGGTGGATAAGGTCGAGATCCGCGAGACCGGAATCGACATGGAGCTGCGCACCAACGGGCTGACAACGCTCATCGCCGAGCTGGCCGGTCTGGCATGCGAAGTCACCGAACGGAGGGCAAGCCGATGA
- a CDS encoding DUF2924 domain-containing protein codes for MNELQNAATGGKNQDRTRNSVLRQMALLQSMSLEQLREKWLDLYGEEPPQYKKQFLIKRLAYRIQELFYGGLSEQAKVHLQQAAKEDPVATVNRRIPEERKSNEAILPGTRLVRVWNDRRYEVTVLADGYEFEGRTFRSLSAVAREITGTRWNGKVFFGLKKVYGRKAEGGSNA; via the coding sequence ATGAATGAGTTACAGAACGCCGCCACCGGCGGCAAGAACCAGGACCGAACCCGAAACTCGGTCCTTCGGCAGATGGCCCTGCTGCAATCCATGTCCCTGGAGCAGCTCCGGGAAAAATGGCTCGACCTCTACGGCGAAGAGCCGCCCCAGTACAAAAAGCAATTCCTCATCAAGCGGCTGGCTTATCGCATCCAGGAGCTTTTCTACGGCGGGCTGTCCGAGCAGGCCAAGGTCCATCTCCAGCAGGCAGCCAAGGAGGACCCGGTCGCCACGGTCAATCGACGCATCCCAGAAGAGCGGAAATCGAACGAGGCAATCCTGCCTGGAACCAGACTGGTGCGGGTCTGGAACGACCGGCGCTATGAAGTGACTGTCCTTGCCGATGGCTATGAGTTCGAAGGCCGCACCTTCCGGTCACTCAGCGCGGTGGCCAGAGAGATCACCGGGACCAGGTGGAACGGCAAGGTCTTTTTTGGGCTGAAGAAGGTTTACGGCAGAAAAGCCGAGGGAGGTTCGAATGCTTGA
- the lexA gene encoding transcriptional repressor LexA has product MGKAKTDEITPLQRKTLEAICRFVDAKGFPPTVKELSEIFEISPASAHDRINQLVRKGYLKREDGKSRGIAVARRPSEMAASLVSVPVVGMVAAGRPILAEENITGQVLVESDVVRSGQHFALRAVGDSMVGAGINDGDLIIVRQQPIAEDGDIVVALLNDEVTVKRLRIKDELIELVPENPEVRKIRVRPEDDLRVLGKIVGWKRN; this is encoded by the coding sequence ATGGGCAAAGCGAAGACGGATGAGATAACGCCGTTGCAGCGGAAAACGCTCGAAGCGATATGTCGTTTTGTCGATGCCAAGGGCTTCCCTCCAACGGTGAAGGAACTGAGCGAGATCTTTGAAATCAGCCCGGCGAGTGCCCACGACCGGATCAACCAACTGGTGCGCAAGGGATACCTGAAGCGGGAGGACGGGAAGTCGCGAGGCATAGCTGTTGCCCGCCGCCCCAGCGAGATGGCTGCCTCTCTGGTTTCAGTCCCTGTTGTGGGTATGGTGGCCGCAGGCCGCCCCATCCTGGCCGAAGAGAACATCACCGGCCAGGTGCTGGTCGAATCGGACGTCGTTCGTTCCGGTCAGCACTTCGCACTCCGTGCGGTGGGGGACAGCATGGTCGGTGCCGGTATCAACGATGGCGATTTGATCATCGTGCGGCAGCAGCCCATCGCCGAGGACGGTGACATCGTTGTAGCGCTGCTCAACGACGAAGTGACCGTGAAACGGCTGAGAATCAAAGACGAGCTTATCGAATTGGTGCCCGAGAACCCGGAGGTACGGAAGATCCGAGTCAGGCCGGAGGATGACCTTCGCGTGCTGGGCAAGATCGTTGGATGGAAACGGAATTGA
- a CDS encoding sigma-70 family RNA polymerase sigma factor — MVSQNSYDGIDKYAADLIRHKARQLVGKAGFTEDDRPDLEQELMIDLLQRMRHFNPAKAKKTTFMARIVERHISTILEARFAQCRDWRLCQTSLNEPLDNGEGDTTERIEFLDSEGSLGSGTRETRERLAHEIRMDLGRAIASLPEELRDLCLRLHDSTMAEIAREMCIPRTTLYDRLSKLRDAFREAGLEDYL, encoded by the coding sequence ATGGTTTCACAGAATTCTTACGACGGCATCGACAAGTATGCCGCCGACCTCATTCGGCACAAAGCACGTCAACTCGTAGGCAAGGCCGGATTCACCGAGGACGACAGACCCGACCTCGAACAGGAACTGATGATCGATTTGCTGCAGCGGATGCGGCATTTCAATCCCGCAAAGGCCAAGAAGACCACCTTCATGGCCCGGATCGTCGAACGTCACATCTCCACCATTCTGGAGGCCCGGTTCGCCCAATGCCGGGACTGGCGGCTCTGCCAAACCTCACTCAACGAACCCCTCGACAACGGCGAAGGCGACACCACCGAGCGGATCGAGTTCCTGGACAGCGAAGGTTCTCTGGGAAGCGGCACCCGCGAGACAAGGGAGCGCCTCGCCCATGAGATCCGCATGGATCTCGGCCGGGCCATCGCCTCGCTGCCGGAAGAGCTCCGGGATCTGTGCTTGCGCCTGCACGACAGCACCATGGCCGAAATCGCCCGGGAGATGTGCATTCCCAGAACCACCCTCTACGACCGGCTGAGCAAGCTGCGGGACGCGTTCCGCGAGGCCGGGCTCGAGGACTACCTGTGA
- a CDS encoding PD-(D/E)XK nuclease family protein: MSELMTTTYSMWRLFRNCRMACKWRYIDELVPLERDPNLAFGSVIHDCLECWHGERDLAKVLDHIDRTYPNRAQDDHQQADWHLARAMMSAYAEHYPAEEFEVVALEKTFEGPIVNPATGATSRSFILAGKVDGIVRQDGQYFLLEHKTASQIDASYLERLWTDFQIILYAWYLEQTLGITVSGIIYNVLVKAKLRQGKGETEAEFEARRAELIAKSKTGKSSAKRKLPEDDDTFQQRLQEKYLEPGMFHREVLYISRDQFEELRAELWELSKAMLDARRRDTFYRNTSYCFQYGRPCAYFQLCRSGGNPNVIENHFQRIAPHEELRDGAGEDAAPVF, from the coding sequence ATGAGCGAGCTGATGACCACCACCTATTCCATGTGGCGGCTGTTCCGCAACTGCCGCATGGCCTGCAAGTGGCGCTACATCGACGAGCTGGTGCCGCTCGAGCGCGACCCCAATCTGGCCTTCGGCTCGGTCATTCACGACTGCCTGGAGTGCTGGCACGGCGAGCGGGATCTGGCCAAGGTCCTCGACCACATCGACCGGACCTATCCGAACAGGGCGCAGGACGACCATCAACAGGCCGACTGGCATCTCGCCCGAGCCATGATGAGCGCCTATGCGGAACACTACCCGGCCGAAGAGTTCGAGGTCGTCGCGCTCGAAAAGACCTTCGAAGGTCCCATCGTCAACCCGGCGACCGGCGCGACCTCGCGCAGTTTCATTCTCGCCGGGAAGGTGGACGGCATCGTCCGTCAGGATGGCCAGTATTTCCTGCTGGAACACAAAACCGCCTCGCAGATCGACGCCAGCTACCTGGAGCGGCTGTGGACCGATTTCCAGATCATCCTCTACGCCTGGTACCTGGAGCAGACCCTCGGCATCACGGTCAGCGGCATCATCTACAACGTCCTGGTCAAGGCCAAGCTGCGCCAGGGCAAGGGTGAGACCGAAGCCGAATTCGAGGCCCGCCGGGCGGAGCTGATCGCCAAGTCGAAAACCGGCAAGAGCAGCGCCAAGCGCAAGCTGCCGGAGGACGACGACACCTTCCAGCAACGGCTCCAGGAGAAGTACCTCGAGCCGGGCATGTTCCACCGGGAGGTGCTCTACATCTCCCGCGACCAGTTCGAGGAACTGCGGGCGGAGCTGTGGGAACTCTCCAAGGCCATGCTCGACGCCCGTCGGCGCGACACCTTCTACCGCAACACCAGCTACTGCTTCCAGTACGGAAGGCCCTGCGCCTACTTCCAGCTCTGCCGCTCGGGCGGCAACCCCAACGTCATCGAAAACCATTTCCAACGGATCGCCCCGCACGAAGAGCTGCGGGACGGAGCCGGTGAAGACGCCGCTCCGGTGTTTTGA
- a CDS encoding ATP-binding protein — protein sequence MLPKTKSKPKHTLSDLTALVYGPSKIGKSTWCSKADDALFLATEPGLNALEVFQTPITCWDDLLQACAEIAEGKHEFKTIVVDTVDNAYKMCSDYVCKKFKIEHESDLGYGKGYALINNEFQRVINKLAFLPYGLILISHSQERDIETRTGKHTRIVPTLPEKARKLVTGLVDLILFCDLDMKTGEDGKPVWQRVMRTKPSPNYDAGDRTGRLPEVIPLDFPSFMKAFNNTAAGAAASAARPKPEPTASAAAKPQQ from the coding sequence ATGCTTCCCAAGACCAAAAGCAAACCCAAACACACGCTCTCGGACCTCACCGCCCTGGTGTACGGCCCGAGCAAGATCGGCAAGAGCACCTGGTGCTCCAAGGCCGATGACGCACTGTTCCTGGCGACCGAGCCGGGCCTGAACGCCCTGGAGGTGTTCCAGACCCCGATCACCTGCTGGGACGACCTTCTGCAAGCCTGCGCGGAGATCGCCGAGGGCAAGCACGAGTTCAAGACCATCGTCGTCGACACGGTGGATAACGCCTACAAGATGTGCTCGGACTACGTCTGCAAGAAATTCAAGATCGAGCACGAATCCGACCTGGGCTACGGCAAGGGCTACGCGCTGATCAACAACGAGTTCCAGCGCGTCATCAACAAGCTCGCCTTCCTGCCCTATGGGCTGATCCTGATTTCCCACTCCCAGGAGCGGGACATCGAGACCCGGACCGGCAAACACACCCGCATCGTGCCGACGCTGCCGGAAAAGGCGCGGAAGCTGGTCACCGGTCTGGTGGACCTGATCCTGTTCTGCGACCTGGACATGAAAACCGGCGAGGACGGCAAGCCGGTCTGGCAGCGCGTGATGCGCACCAAGCCCAGTCCCAACTACGACGCCGGTGACCGCACCGGCCGACTCCCCGAAGTCATCCCCCTCGATTTTCCGAGCTTCATGAAAGCGTTCAACAACACGGCAGCCGGAGCTGCGGCGAGTGCCGCCCGGCCGAAGCCGGAGCCGACCGCGAGTGCGGCGGCGAAACCTCAACAGTAA
- a CDS encoding DUF669 domain-containing protein, whose protein sequence is MEHYENQSNSNLDLAQFDDAFETAEVEEREFEAVPDGKYQVNVDRVELTRAQTSGNPMLKWTLRILAPTHKGRLLWRNNVMASNENIKWLKQDLYTCGLQLQKLSDLPGHLEQLLNIKLEVTKRTRGENENIYFNRRIVMADDAGAPGAAMDDMIPF, encoded by the coding sequence ATGGAACACTACGAAAACCAATCCAACAGCAACCTCGACCTGGCGCAGTTCGACGACGCCTTTGAAACCGCCGAAGTCGAGGAACGCGAGTTCGAGGCCGTTCCCGACGGCAAGTACCAGGTCAACGTCGACCGGGTCGAACTGACCCGCGCCCAGACCTCGGGCAATCCCATGCTCAAGTGGACCCTGCGCATTCTCGCGCCGACCCACAAGGGCCGTCTGCTCTGGCGCAATAACGTCATGGCCAGCAACGAGAACATCAAGTGGCTCAAGCAGGACCTCTACACCTGCGGGCTGCAGCTTCAGAAGCTCTCCGACCTGCCGGGCCACCTCGAGCAGCTTCTCAACATCAAGCTGGAGGTGACCAAACGCACTCGCGGTGAAAACGAGAACATCTACTTCAACCGTCGCATTGTCATGGCCGACGATGCCGGGGCTCCCGGCGCGGCGATGGACGACATGATCCCGTTCTGA
- a CDS encoding ERCC4 domain-containing protein yields MMDRITVVVDTREQEPYSFDSDKVSAVRKALPAGDYSLVGLEERVAVERKSLTDFVSTVIRGRKRFHRELEKLSAYESACVVVECNFRDLVDGRYRSDAHPHALIGTVASIVVDFGVPVYFCSDRQAACRFVEEYLTRFHRRIARCQKEMRVTRRDSGEE; encoded by the coding sequence ATGATGGACCGGATCACCGTTGTCGTCGACACCCGCGAACAGGAGCCCTACAGCTTCGATAGCGACAAGGTTTCGGCGGTTCGCAAGGCGCTGCCCGCCGGTGATTACTCACTGGTCGGCCTCGAGGAACGGGTGGCGGTGGAGCGCAAATCCCTGACGGATTTCGTCTCCACCGTCATCCGGGGGCGAAAGCGGTTTCACCGCGAGTTGGAAAAGCTCTCCGCCTACGAATCCGCCTGCGTGGTTGTCGAATGCAACTTTCGCGATCTGGTCGATGGCCGCTACCGCAGCGATGCCCACCCGCATGCGCTGATCGGAACGGTCGCCTCCATCGTCGTCGACTTCGGTGTCCCCGTCTACTTCTGCTCGGACCGGCAGGCCGCCTGCCGTTTTGTCGAGGAGTACCTGACACGTTTTCACCGGAGGATCGCGAGATGCCAAAAAGAAATGAGAGTAACCCGGCGCGACTCCGGGGAAGAATAG
- a CDS encoding AAA family ATPase, whose amino-acid sequence MVLLGSWSTHPKYGRQFKVDGMEHDLELDPEGLIHYLANHPEIKGIGPAKARLIVESFGDAFEETLLNDPERIALKARLPLDAAKRLRDEWLKNRSVNTVMAWLSAFGLTHHQVTTLVERLGGNCLDILKEDPYILIREIRGFGFKKVDKIARKLGTPKDHTPRIRAGLKFCVREALDNGHCWIEYEDLVDQANLLLVMDALDSRVRIESALDALIEEQALACDSHGGRFVVALPEIVRMERELASLFGQAETPNPHFQSVKKLDALIRRCASTLNEKQLEAVRSALQHSISLISGGAGSGKSYTISVINTICEESDLEVVLAAPTGKAAKRLEEVSGRSGTTIHRLLGYDGKGFSRSKENPIDADVLVVDEFSMVDVPLAWHLFEAVDLSRTTVLLVGDHNQLPPVGPGNILRDLIQTRAIPTVILDKVVRQAGVLKENCTAVLKGEVRKTSEASVAGCRDWYLVDQFTDPMAARSFLLELFQERLDALGFDIIKDVQVLTPTHKGPLGTKELNEELQRLIQRKLWNTEVPPVAMGRRAPFLKHDKVIQTRNNYDLNVMNGAIGYVVDVLANGTLVIDFDGMPVEMEKGSPDLQDLQLAYALTIHKTQGSEFPCAVVVVHKAHSFMHHRNLLYTGVTRARRTAIVLGDHWGIQNCAKRCQVDDRRTFLPLFLDAAQHAEADFARVAEAE is encoded by the coding sequence GTGGTCCTGCTCGGGTCGTGGTCCACCCATCCCAAATACGGCCGTCAGTTCAAGGTCGACGGGATGGAGCACGACCTCGAACTCGATCCGGAGGGGCTGATCCACTATCTGGCCAACCATCCGGAGATCAAGGGCATTGGTCCGGCCAAGGCCAGATTGATCGTCGAGAGTTTCGGCGACGCCTTTGAAGAAACCCTTCTGAATGACCCCGAGCGCATCGCGCTCAAGGCTCGGCTGCCCCTGGATGCGGCCAAGCGGCTGCGTGACGAATGGTTGAAGAACCGCAGCGTCAACACCGTCATGGCCTGGCTGTCGGCATTCGGCCTGACCCATCATCAGGTCACCACTCTGGTCGAAAGACTCGGCGGCAACTGCCTCGATATCCTGAAGGAAGACCCGTACATCCTCATTCGGGAGATCCGGGGATTCGGCTTCAAGAAGGTCGACAAGATTGCCCGCAAGCTGGGAACCCCCAAGGACCATACCCCTCGTATCCGGGCCGGGTTGAAGTTCTGCGTCCGTGAAGCCCTGGACAATGGCCACTGCTGGATCGAATACGAGGATCTGGTCGACCAGGCCAATCTGCTGCTGGTCATGGATGCCCTGGACAGCCGGGTCCGTATCGAGAGCGCCCTCGACGCGCTCATCGAAGAACAGGCGCTTGCCTGCGATTCCCACGGCGGACGTTTCGTGGTCGCTCTGCCGGAGATCGTCCGCATGGAGCGGGAGCTGGCCTCGCTGTTCGGCCAGGCCGAAACACCCAACCCGCATTTCCAGTCCGTCAAGAAACTCGATGCCCTGATTCGGCGCTGCGCATCAACGCTGAACGAGAAGCAGCTCGAAGCGGTGCGCTCGGCCCTCCAGCACAGCATCAGCCTGATTTCGGGTGGAGCCGGTTCGGGCAAGAGCTACACCATTTCGGTCATCAACACCATCTGCGAGGAGAGCGATCTGGAGGTCGTGCTCGCCGCGCCGACCGGCAAGGCCGCCAAGCGCCTGGAGGAAGTCAGCGGTCGCAGCGGCACCACCATTCACCGCCTGCTCGGCTATGACGGCAAGGGTTTCTCGCGCAGCAAGGAGAATCCCATCGATGCCGACGTCCTGGTGGTCGACGAGTTTTCGATGGTCGACGTGCCGCTGGCCTGGCACCTGTTCGAGGCGGTCGACCTGTCACGGACCACGGTGCTGCTGGTCGGTGACCACAACCAGCTTCCGCCGGTCGGACCCGGAAACATCCTTCGAGATCTGATACAGACACGCGCCATCCCCACGGTCATCCTCGACAAGGTCGTTCGCCAGGCTGGCGTCCTCAAGGAGAACTGCACCGCCGTTCTCAAGGGCGAGGTGCGCAAGACCAGCGAGGCGTCGGTGGCCGGATGCCGGGATTGGTACCTGGTGGATCAGTTCACCGATCCGATGGCTGCACGCTCGTTCCTGCTGGAGCTGTTTCAGGAGCGGCTCGACGCCCTGGGTTTCGACATCATCAAGGACGTGCAGGTGCTGACGCCGACCCACAAGGGGCCGCTCGGCACCAAGGAATTGAACGAGGAACTGCAGCGGCTCATCCAGCGCAAGCTCTGGAACACCGAGGTGCCGCCGGTCGCCATGGGCCGCCGCGCCCCGTTTCTCAAGCACGACAAGGTCATCCAGACCCGGAACAACTACGACCTGAACGTGATGAACGGTGCCATCGGCTATGTGGTCGATGTCCTCGCGAACGGCACCCTGGTCATCGACTTCGACGGCATGCCGGTGGAGATGGAAAAGGGTTCGCCCGACCTTCAGGACCTGCAGCTCGCCTATGCGCTCACCATCCACAAAACCCAGGGTTCCGAATTCCCCTGCGCCGTGGTGGTGGTCCACAAGGCGCATTCCTTCATGCACCACCGCAATCTGCTCTACACCGGGGTGACCCGCGCCCGGCGCACCGCCATTGTCCTGGGCGACCATTGGGGCATCCAGAATTGCGCCAAGCGTTGCCAGGTGGATGACCGTCGGACCTTTCTGCCCCTGTTTCTGGACGCCGCCCAGCACGCGGAGGCCGATTTCGCCCGTGTCGCGGAGGCCGAATGA
- a CDS encoding CHC2 zinc finger domain-containing protein, translating to MSMGGTDNVREYYRLVTEMDIGDVARELLPGRITQETGQRLMCDCPNHQSQSRLSLHVMLDKQGWYCFGCGVGGDVLQLVEFIQTGSVTAGQSGPMPDSHRQARDYLAKKAGLPPLSRYGLSQERLAQTEADRAF from the coding sequence ATGAGTATGGGCGGAACGGATAACGTCAGGGAGTATTACCGGCTCGTCACCGAGATGGACATCGGTGACGTGGCCCGGGAACTCCTGCCGGGACGGATCACCCAGGAGACCGGCCAGCGCTTGATGTGCGACTGCCCCAACCATCAGAGCCAGTCGCGTCTGTCGCTGCACGTGATGCTCGACAAGCAGGGCTGGTACTGCTTCGGCTGCGGAGTCGGCGGTGATGTGCTGCAGCTCGTGGAGTTCATTCAGACGGGCTCGGTCACCGCCGGGCAATCCGGTCCGATGCCGGACAGCCACCGTCAGGCCCGGGACTATCTCGCCAAGAAGGCGGGCTTGCCGCCGCTGTCGCGCTATGGCCTCAGCCAGGAGCGTCTGGCCCAGACAGAGGCCGACCGCGCCTTCGA